The proteins below come from a single bacterium genomic window:
- a CDS encoding response regulator: MIQLPEGTATLGFFRDLSEIKRMEAERAKLEGQLLQSQKIESVGQLAGGVAHDFNNMLGVILGHAEFALEQIEPQNPLREDLEEIQKAAKRSAEITRQLLAFARKQTVAPKVLDLNDTIEPMQKMLRRLIGEDIYLEWKPGKDLWRVKIDPSQVDQLMANLVTNARDAIQGVGKVEIETDNVTLDEQYCEGHAGFMPGEYVLLAVSDSGAGMKKEELAKIFDPFFTTKERGKGTGLGLSTVYGIVKQNGGFINVYSEPGLGTTFRIYLPRTLAKAETAAEPGSVTLGGSETILLVEDEEAILGLGRRILASLGYRVLAAGSPAEALRLAEENKGAIGLLVTDVVMPEMNGKELYEKISAIQPGLKCLFMSGYTANVIAHRGVIDEGVNFLSKPFSLKTLGAKIREVLDGTQPA; this comes from the coding sequence ATGATACAGTTGCCCGAGGGGACCGCCACTCTGGGCTTTTTTCGCGACCTCAGCGAAATAAAGCGCATGGAGGCGGAGCGGGCCAAGCTGGAGGGCCAGCTGCTTCAGTCCCAGAAGATAGAATCGGTCGGCCAGCTCGCGGGGGGCGTCGCCCACGATTTCAACAACATGCTGGGGGTCATTCTCGGCCACGCCGAATTCGCGCTGGAGCAGATAGAGCCCCAAAATCCGCTACGGGAGGACCTTGAGGAGATACAAAAGGCCGCGAAGCGCTCGGCGGAAATAACCCGCCAGCTTCTTGCCTTCGCCCGCAAGCAGACGGTGGCTCCGAAGGTGCTCGACCTGAACGATACGATAGAGCCGATGCAGAAAATGCTCCGCCGGCTTATCGGCGAAGACATCTACCTCGAATGGAAGCCGGGGAAAGACCTCTGGAGGGTTAAAATCGACCCCTCGCAGGTAGACCAGCTAATGGCGAATCTCGTCACCAACGCCCGGGACGCTATACAGGGGGTCGGCAAGGTAGAGATCGAGACCGACAACGTGACTCTGGACGAACAGTACTGCGAAGGCCACGCGGGCTTCATGCCGGGAGAGTACGTCCTTCTCGCCGTCAGCGACAGCGGCGCGGGCATGAAAAAAGAGGAACTGGCGAAAATCTTCGACCCCTTCTTCACCACCAAGGAACGCGGCAAGGGCACGGGGCTCGGCCTTTCCACCGTCTACGGCATAGTCAAGCAGAACGGCGGCTTCATAAACGTCTACAGCGAGCCCGGCCTCGGCACCACCTTCCGCATCTACCTGCCCCGGACGCTGGCAAAAGCCGAAACTGCGGCGGAACCCGGCAGTGTAACCCTGGGGGGCAGCGAGACGATTCTCCTCGTCGAGGACGAAGAAGCGATACTCGGCCTCGGCAGGCGGATTCTCGCCTCGCTCGGCTACCGCGTGCTGGCCGCCGGAAGCCCTGCGGAGGCGCTCAGGCTCGCCGAAGAGAACAAAGGCGCAATCGGCCTGCTCGTAACCGACGTGGTAATGCCCGAAATGAACGGAAAAGAGCTCTACGAGAAGATATCCGCCATACAGCCTGGCCTTAAATGCCTCTTCATGTCCGGCTACACCGCCAACGTGATAGCCCACAGGGGAGTTATCGACGAAGGCGTCAATTTCCTCTCAAAGCCCTTCTCCCTCAAAACCCTCGGCGCCAAGATCCGCGAAGTGCTCGACGGGACCCAGCCGGCATGA
- a CDS encoding zinc ribbon domain-containing protein has product MKTCRECGRTVSENAFMCPQCGAPYPAREKWDGYGFEYKSQRTFMGMPLVHVSFKYRANRMPVPARGIIAIGQFAAGIFTLSQFGIGVVSVSQFTIAGFALAQFAFAVDLIAQLGVYLHSGHGQLVRSVREIAELLF; this is encoded by the coding sequence ATGAAAACCTGCCGGGAGTGCGGGCGCACGGTTTCGGAAAACGCCTTCATGTGCCCCCAGTGCGGAGCCCCCTACCCGGCCAGGGAAAAGTGGGACGGCTACGGCTTCGAGTACAAGAGCCAAAGAACCTTCATGGGAATGCCGCTCGTCCACGTCTCCTTCAAGTACCGGGCGAACCGTATGCCGGTGCCCGCAAGGGGAATAATAGCCATAGGCCAGTTCGCCGCCGGAATCTTCACCCTCTCCCAATTCGGAATAGGCGTCGTCAGCGTAAGCCAGTTCACAATAGCCGGTTTCGCCCTCGCCCAGTTCGCCTTCGCGGTCGATCTCATCGCCCAGCTCGGCGTCTACCTCCACAGCGGCCACGGACAGCTCGTGCGCAGCGTCCGGGAAATCGCGGAGCTCCTGTTTTAA
- a CDS encoding RluA family pseudouridine synthase produces MEITAQADYPRLDSFLAGERPELSRSRIHKLIAGGLVTFGGRVLRPSRKVARGETFRVELPEPEPSSALPEELALDVLYEDEDIIAIAKPRGLVVHPSPGHPSGTVVNALLHRVGDLSGIGGVLRPGIVHRLDKDTSGVLLVAKNDAAHRSLQEKFKSREMEKVYLAVVLGNLSGEGVIDAPIGRHPADRKKMAVNAPRSRSALTRWKALIPLKGATLLEVVIETGRTHQIRVHLASTGHPVVGDPLYGGVKRAKGIADYEARRRLSSEKMQALHAWKLSFRHPSDGREITLTAPLPSELAALIRALGGEGWPLEDPKEAR; encoded by the coding sequence ATCGAAATAACCGCCCAGGCGGACTACCCGCGCCTCGACAGCTTTCTCGCCGGGGAACGCCCCGAGCTCAGCCGCTCCCGCATTCACAAGCTAATAGCCGGGGGGCTGGTAACCTTTGGGGGCAGGGTTCTTCGCCCCTCGCGAAAAGTCGCGCGCGGCGAGACCTTCCGCGTCGAGCTGCCGGAGCCGGAGCCCTCCTCCGCCCTTCCCGAGGAGCTGGCCCTCGACGTTCTCTACGAGGACGAGGATATCATCGCCATCGCCAAGCCGAGGGGGCTGGTGGTCCACCCCTCGCCGGGCCACCCCTCGGGCACGGTGGTCAACGCCCTTCTGCACCGCGTGGGGGACCTCTCCGGCATAGGGGGGGTGCTCCGGCCGGGTATCGTCCACCGCCTCGACAAGGACACCAGCGGCGTCCTTCTGGTGGCTAAAAACGACGCGGCGCACCGCTCCTTGCAGGAGAAGTTCAAGAGCCGGGAGATGGAGAAGGTCTACCTCGCCGTGGTGCTGGGAAATCTCTCGGGGGAAGGGGTCATCGACGCGCCGATAGGCAGGCACCCCGCCGACCGCAAGAAGATGGCGGTAAACGCACCCCGCTCGCGAAGCGCCCTGACCCGGTGGAAGGCCCTGATTCCGCTGAAAGGGGCGACTCTGCTTGAGGTCGTTATCGAGACCGGGAGAACTCACCAGATAAGGGTTCATCTGGCCTCGACGGGCCATCCGGTGGTTGGAGACCCGCTCTACGGGGGCGTAAAAAGGGCGAAGGGGATAGCGGACTATGAAGCCAGGAGGAGGCTTTCTTCCGAAAAGATGCAGGCGCTTCACGCCTGGAAGCTCTCTTTTCGCCACCCCTCGGACGGCAGGGAGATAACCCTTACCGCGCCTCTTCCTTCAGAGCTGGCAGCTCTGATACGGGCTCTTGGTGGGGAAGGGTGGCCCCTTGAAGACCCGAAAGAAGCGCGGTAA
- a CDS encoding dephospho-CoA kinase, giving the protein MKRVGLTGSIATGKSLAASFFEELGVTVIDADLLARKVVEPGTPALGEIVKRFGPKVLLKDGSLDRAALGKLIFPDEKARSDLNAIIHPRVAREAELEFSRAFAADPDSFVVYNVPLLYETGMEKGFDLVVVVVASPSTQLERLTTRDGFTLFEARERIASQMDIFKKAGLAGAVLENEGSVEELRLQVAALAAAIRGHNDKTRKDLTNRHS; this is encoded by the coding sequence ATAAAGCGGGTCGGCCTGACCGGCTCCATAGCCACCGGCAAGTCTCTCGCGGCCTCCTTCTTCGAGGAGCTCGGAGTCACCGTCATAGACGCCGATCTGCTCGCGAGGAAGGTAGTGGAACCGGGAACCCCGGCGCTTGGCGAGATTGTGAAGAGGTTCGGCCCCAAAGTCCTTCTGAAGGACGGCTCTCTCGACAGGGCTGCCCTCGGGAAGCTGATTTTCCCGGACGAAAAGGCCCGGAGCGACCTGAACGCCATTATCCACCCGCGGGTGGCGAGGGAAGCCGAACTGGAGTTTTCCCGCGCTTTCGCGGCCGACCCGGATTCCTTCGTGGTATACAACGTACCCCTCCTCTACGAGACCGGGATGGAGAAGGGTTTCGATCTCGTCGTGGTTGTAGTGGCCAGCCCCTCGACGCAGCTCGAAAGGCTCACCACCCGCGACGGTTTTACGCTTTTTGAAGCGCGCGAAAGAATCGCGTCACAGATGGACATTTTCAAGAAGGCGGGGCTTGCCGGGGCGGTGCTCGAAAACGAAGGCTCGGTGGAGGAGCTCCGGCTGCAGGTCGCCGCGCTCGCGGCCGCCATACGCGGCCACAATGACAAAACGCGAAAAGACTTGACAAATCGCCATTCTTAA
- a CDS encoding laccase domain-containing protein, producing MAPVLAGFSGLVHGFTTRSFGDFKAPGIPETLARGEKMNRLRLLRQVHGVRLVSPFDEEKKPSADGWTGVPPAGILLGVKTADCLSVLLYDETSGITAAVHAGWRSAVAGICAIAVREMERESARPSSIVAALGPSIGPCCFEVGPEVALAGAKRPECFRAGEAGKFFFDLPGYCAGELSEAGLSPGNISTLGLCTRCEEKLFFSHRRGDAGRMCSYIGRLR from the coding sequence ATGGCGCCGGTTCTCGCCGGTTTTTCGGGGCTGGTCCACGGCTTCACCACGCGCTCCTTCGGCGATTTCAAGGCTCCCGGCATTCCCGAAACCCTCGCCCGCGGCGAGAAGATGAACCGGCTTCGCCTGCTCCGGCAGGTTCACGGGGTACGTCTCGTCTCGCCTTTCGACGAGGAAAAGAAGCCCTCGGCGGACGGCTGGACGGGCGTACCCCCCGCCGGAATCCTCCTCGGAGTGAAGACCGCGGACTGCCTTTCCGTGCTTCTCTATGATGAAACCAGCGGCATCACCGCAGCGGTGCATGCGGGGTGGCGAAGCGCCGTCGCGGGGATTTGCGCTATTGCGGTCAGGGAAATGGAGAGGGAGAGCGCGCGGCCATCGTCGATTGTCGCCGCCCTCGGCCCCTCCATCGGACCCTGCTGCTTCGAGGTCGGCCCCGAGGTCGCCCTCGCGGGGGCGAAACGGCCAGAGTGTTTCCGTGCTGGCGAAGCCGGCAAATTCTTCTTCGACCTTCCGGGCTACTGCGCCGGGGAGCTCTCCGAGGCGGGGCTTTCGCCGGGCAATATCTCCACCCTCGGCCTCTGCACCAGATGCGAAGAAAAGCTGTTCTTTTCTCACCGCAGGGGCGACGCGGGGAGGATGTGCTCCTATATCGGGAGGCTTCGATGA
- a CDS encoding diaminopimelate epimerase: protein MKLKFTKMHGLGNDFVLVDCRESDPGNWTELAQRLADRHFGIGCDQVLLLRDSEVADYRMEIINADGSQVEMCGNGIRCFALYLKDNGLITGDEARVETLAGLQVCKLYGDLVEVDMGEPELEGRRIPVDADGVVKEYPLLLGDTSVLVTCVSMGNPHAVIFVDDAERYPVAEMGPQIENHPFFPRRTNVEFVEALSRTRLRMRVWERGSGQTLACGTGACATAVAAFWTGRAERESEVILDGGTLKINWEAESNHVFMTGPAATVFEGEFYL from the coding sequence ATGAAGCTCAAATTCACCAAAATGCACGGCCTCGGAAACGACTTCGTACTCGTGGACTGCCGCGAAAGCGATCCGGGAAACTGGACGGAGCTGGCGCAAAGACTCGCCGATCGTCATTTCGGGATAGGGTGCGATCAGGTGCTCCTCCTCCGGGATTCGGAGGTCGCCGATTACAGGATGGAGATAATAAACGCCGACGGCTCCCAGGTGGAGATGTGCGGGAACGGGATACGCTGCTTCGCCCTCTACCTAAAGGACAACGGCCTCATAACCGGCGACGAGGCAAGGGTGGAGACCCTCGCGGGACTCCAGGTCTGCAAGCTCTACGGCGACCTCGTCGAGGTGGACATGGGCGAGCCGGAGCTTGAAGGCCGCCGGATACCCGTGGACGCCGACGGCGTGGTGAAGGAGTACCCCCTCCTCCTCGGCGACACCAGCGTCCTCGTTACCTGCGTTTCGATGGGCAACCCCCACGCCGTAATCTTCGTGGACGACGCCGAAAGATACCCCGTGGCCGAAATGGGGCCGCAGATAGAAAACCACCCCTTCTTCCCCCGACGCACCAACGTCGAATTTGTGGAGGCGCTTTCCCGCACGCGCCTTCGCATGCGCGTCTGGGAGCGCGGCTCGGGGCAGACGCTGGCCTGCGGCACCGGGGCCTGCGCCACGGCGGTAGCCGCCTTCTGGACCGGGAGGGCTGAAAGGGAATCGGAGGTGATCCTCGACGGCGGGACGCTGAAGATAAACTGGGAGGCGGAGTCGAACCATGTATTCATGACCGGGCCGGCTGCAACTGTCTTTGAAGGCGAATTTTACCTCTAA
- the rho gene encoding transcription termination factor Rho: MHLQELKNKPINELIEMGDTFQIEGASRLRKADLIFALLRAQTEQNGNIFGEGVLELLPDGFGFLRSPDYSYLPGPDDIYVSPSQIRRFGLRTGDTVNGQIRQPKESERYFALLKVSTINGDTPEQARHRLLFDNLTPIYPNRRIKLEVQPTRYTMRVMDLVSPVGMGQRGLIVAPPRTGKTVLLQEISNSITQNHPDVVQIVLLIDERPEEVTDMQRSVKGEVISSTFDEQAQRHVQVAEMVIEKAKRLVEHGKDVVILLDSITRLARAYNTVVPHSGKILSGGVDSNALHKPKRFFGAARNIEEGGSLTIIATALVDTGSRMDEVIFEEFKGTGNMELVLDRKLADRRVFPAIDIQKSGTRKEDLILEPMELNRIWILRKVLSALNPQDAMEFLLDKMKGTKSNQEFFDTMST; the protein is encoded by the coding sequence ATGCATCTTCAAGAACTCAAGAACAAACCCATAAACGAACTGATCGAGATGGGCGACACCTTCCAGATAGAGGGCGCGTCGAGGCTGCGGAAGGCGGACCTCATCTTCGCCCTGCTTCGGGCCCAGACCGAGCAGAACGGAAACATCTTCGGCGAGGGAGTCCTCGAACTGCTCCCGGACGGCTTCGGCTTTCTGCGCTCGCCCGATTACAGCTATCTGCCGGGGCCCGACGACATCTACGTCTCCCCCAGCCAGATACGCCGCTTCGGCCTCCGCACGGGAGACACCGTAAACGGGCAGATACGCCAGCCCAAGGAATCGGAGAGGTATTTCGCGCTCCTCAAGGTCTCCACGATAAACGGAGACACCCCCGAGCAGGCCCGCCACAGACTCCTCTTCGACAACCTCACCCCGATCTACCCCAACAGAAGAATAAAGCTCGAAGTGCAGCCCACCCGCTACACCATGCGGGTGATGGATCTGGTCTCCCCCGTGGGCATGGGGCAGCGCGGCCTCATCGTCGCCCCCCCGCGCACCGGCAAGACCGTTCTTCTGCAGGAAATATCCAATTCCATTACCCAGAACCACCCCGACGTAGTCCAGATAGTCCTTCTCATCGACGAGCGCCCCGAGGAAGTCACCGACATGCAGCGCTCCGTCAAGGGCGAGGTCATCTCCTCCACCTTCGATGAACAGGCCCAGCGCCACGTACAGGTCGCCGAGATGGTCATCGAGAAGGCCAAAAGGCTCGTCGAGCATGGCAAGGACGTAGTCATCCTCCTCGATTCCATAACCCGTCTCGCCCGCGCCTACAACACCGTCGTCCCCCACTCCGGAAAGATTCTCTCCGGCGGCGTCGATTCCAACGCCCTCCACAAGCCCAAGCGCTTCTTCGGCGCGGCCAGAAACATTGAAGAGGGCGGCAGCCTCACCATCATCGCCACCGCGCTCGTGGACACCGGCTCCAGGATGGACGAAGTCATCTTCGAGGAGTTCAAGGGCACCGGCAACATGGAGCTGGTACTCGACAGAAAGCTCGCCGACAGGCGCGTCTTCCCCGCCATCGACATCCAGAAATCAGGCACCAGAAAAGAAGACCTCATACTGGAGCCGATGGAACTCAACCGCATCTGGATACTGCGCAAAGTCCTCTCCGCCCTCAACCCGCAGGACGCGATGGAATTTCTGCTCGACAAGATGAAGGGGACCAAATCGAATCAGGAGTTTTTCGACACCATGAGCACATAA
- a CDS encoding DUF3108 domain-containing protein — protein sequence MLQRNILIFALILFTAFFPAPEAFCSAPEEKAASFIGEEARYDVSWSGVAAGTAKLTVKSGESGQIRFNAIAKTNSGVGILYPLNVKYESNINPADFGSTLFTTSGKEGWGDEVERRVEFAGAESKYYKDGKLKKTLEIPPDVRDPLSMIYYFRLVTLPEEGRTFPFKIADGKSVVDGTLKVLGREKVKTPLGEFKTVKVEPQMKGIKGIFGKSPDAHMYIWFSDDDRRLMVKILSEVSVGSFTALLSGLQGATLPHQEPVSELPALKEEAR from the coding sequence ATGCTCCAAAGAAATATCCTCATCTTCGCTCTCATTCTTTTTACAGCTTTTTTCCCGGCCCCAGAAGCGTTTTGTTCAGCGCCGGAGGAAAAGGCCGCCTCTTTCATCGGGGAGGAGGCCAGGTACGACGTAAGCTGGTCGGGAGTGGCGGCGGGCACCGCGAAGCTTACCGTAAAATCCGGCGAGTCCGGACAGATTCGTTTCAACGCCATCGCCAAGACCAATTCCGGCGTCGGCATCCTTTACCCCCTGAACGTGAAATACGAATCCAACATAAATCCCGCCGATTTCGGTTCCACTCTCTTCACCACCTCCGGCAAGGAAGGGTGGGGCGACGAGGTTGAGCGGCGGGTGGAGTTCGCGGGCGCAGAGTCAAAGTACTACAAGGACGGGAAGCTGAAGAAAACCCTTGAGATTCCCCCCGATGTCCGCGACCCCCTCTCGATGATCTATTATTTCCGCCTCGTCACCCTCCCCGAAGAGGGGCGGACTTTTCCCTTCAAGATAGCGGACGGCAAGAGCGTCGTTGACGGCACCCTTAAAGTCCTCGGCCGGGAGAAGGTGAAGACCCCGCTGGGCGAATTCAAAACGGTCAAGGTAGAGCCCCAGATGAAGGGGATAAAGGGGATTTTCGGCAAGAGCCCCGACGCCCACATGTATATCTGGTTTTCCGACGACGACCGCCGCCTGATGGTGAAGATACTGAGCGAGGTTTCGGTCGGCTCCTTTACCGCGCTTCTTTCGGGTCTTCAAGGGGCCACCCTTCCCCACCAAGAGCCCGTATCAGAGCTGCCAGCTCTGAAGGAAGAGGCGCGGTAA
- a CDS encoding PAS domain S-box protein: MAKYPRWLTLIFTISMAVVLGGGYLFYRAQERQLRAETEAKLQSIASLKVDQIVHWREDRLSEAVLFMNSPYYCESIARWIENPRREAMTEDLRQSLRAMQMHYAYNDIFLTDSTGKVVFTLSGNPGHVHDIALPAIQEAIAQRRPFLTQIHTEDDGQHPHLSVVAPLFTEEKGAQRYIGLLILQNDANQFLYPLIQSWPVPSDSSETLLVRRDGEDVLYLNELRHRTGTALKFRIPLTRENLPAVQAVLGREGVFQGIDYRGVPVLSVLNPVPGTAWHMVTKVDMSEAFAEWQFRSALILFMLAGTGVFVAVAVRTVWERNAKAQYRVLFASEKAKRESEARYGTTLMSIGDGVITTDAEGRVELLNGVAEELTGWRKEEAYQKPLEEVFFIFNQETRKAVENPVREVVRNGRIVGLANHTVLSSRDGTERPIADSAAPIHDEEGRITGVVLVFRDQSQEYEAQKKIEESEAGYRGLFNGMLDGFAIHEIVLDEDGRPADYRFLSVNPAFERQTGLSAEKILGKRVLEVLPGTESYWIELYGKVALTGEPAQFENYSGELDKYFEVFAYRPKEGQFACVFRDVTERKRAELSLKSRMEELTRPLDEAEGIGFEELLNIEEMQKLQDQFASAAGVASIITDPEGKPLTRPSNFTRLCSEIIRKTEKGLSSCYRSDAVIGGANATGPTVRPCLSGGLWDAGASITVGGRHVANWLIGQVRDESQTEEKMREYARDIGADEEGFIEAFREVPPMSQEQFRRVAQTLYTLAKQISTMAYQNVLQARFISEQKRSEEEKDRLQSQLLQAQKIESVGRLAGGVAHDFNNMLGVILGHTELALEQVEPQNPLRESLEEIEKAAKRSADITRQLLAFARKQTVAPKVLDLNDTVSGMLKMLRRLIGEDIALNWKPGSGLWRVKIDPSQVDQLLANLLTNARDAISGAGNVSIETNNVVLDSHYCEGHPGFTSGEYVLLTVTDDGCGIEKDKLTRIFDPFFTTKDVGQGTGLGLATVYGIVKQNGGFINVYSEPGLGSTFRIYFPKAHADVSDNFCEYAEAPKGGRETVLIVEDEEAILNLGKRSLTALGYRVLAANSPARAIRLAEENAGSIDLLVTDVVMPEINGKELYEKILAIQPGLRCLFMSGYTADVIAHRGVLDEGVSFLQKPFSLKTLGLKVREVLDS, encoded by the coding sequence ATGGCCAAATATCCCCGCTGGCTGACTTTGATCTTTACCATATCTATGGCGGTTGTTCTGGGGGGAGGTTATTTGTTCTACCGCGCCCAGGAGCGCCAGCTCAGGGCGGAGACGGAGGCAAAACTCCAGTCCATCGCCAGCTTGAAAGTGGACCAGATAGTACATTGGCGGGAGGACAGGCTGAGCGAGGCCGTGCTCTTCATGAACAGCCCTTACTATTGTGAGTCCATAGCGCGCTGGATTGAAAATCCCCGCCGGGAGGCGATGACGGAAGACCTCCGCCAGAGCCTTCGGGCGATGCAGATGCACTATGCCTACAACGACATCTTTTTAACCGATTCAACCGGCAAGGTTGTCTTCACCCTGAGCGGCAACCCGGGCCACGTCCACGATATCGCCCTCCCCGCCATTCAGGAAGCCATCGCCCAGCGAAGGCCCTTTCTCACGCAGATTCACACGGAGGACGACGGACAACACCCCCACCTCAGCGTAGTCGCGCCGCTTTTTACCGAGGAGAAGGGAGCGCAGAGGTATATAGGCCTTCTCATCCTGCAAAACGACGCGAACCAGTTCCTCTACCCCCTTATCCAGAGCTGGCCGGTGCCGAGCGATTCCTCCGAGACGCTGCTGGTGCGCCGCGACGGCGAAGACGTCCTCTACCTCAACGAGCTTCGCCACCGGACCGGTACGGCCCTCAAGTTCCGGATACCCCTCACGCGAGAGAATTTGCCCGCTGTCCAGGCCGTGCTGGGGAGGGAGGGGGTCTTTCAGGGGATTGACTACCGCGGCGTCCCGGTGCTCTCCGTTTTAAATCCGGTTCCCGGCACCGCCTGGCACATGGTCACCAAGGTGGACATGAGCGAGGCCTTCGCCGAGTGGCAGTTCCGCTCGGCTCTCATTCTCTTCATGCTCGCGGGGACCGGCGTTTTCGTCGCCGTCGCCGTCAGGACGGTGTGGGAGCGAAACGCCAAGGCGCAGTACCGGGTTCTCTTCGCCTCGGAAAAGGCCAAGAGGGAGAGCGAGGCGAGATACGGCACGACCCTGATGAGCATAGGGGACGGAGTAATCACCACCGATGCCGAAGGCCGCGTCGAGCTGCTCAACGGTGTGGCCGAGGAGCTAACCGGCTGGCGTAAGGAGGAGGCGTACCAAAAGCCCCTCGAAGAGGTCTTTTTCATCTTCAATCAGGAGACGCGGAAGGCCGTCGAGAATCCCGTCCGCGAAGTAGTGCGCAACGGGCGGATCGTGGGGCTCGCCAACCACACCGTTCTTTCCTCCCGCGACGGCACCGAAAGGCCTATCGCCGACAGCGCCGCGCCGATCCATGACGAAGAGGGCAGGATAACCGGCGTGGTGCTGGTCTTCCGGGACCAGTCGCAGGAATACGAGGCCCAGAAAAAGATAGAGGAGAGCGAGGCGGGTTACCGGGGCCTTTTCAACGGCATGCTCGACGGCTTCGCGATTCACGAGATAGTTCTCGACGAAGACGGGCGTCCTGCCGATTACCGCTTCTTGTCGGTAAACCCCGCCTTCGAGCGCCAGACCGGGCTGAGCGCGGAAAAAATACTGGGGAAGCGGGTGCTGGAAGTGCTCCCCGGAACCGAATCCTACTGGATAGAGCTTTACGGGAAGGTCGCCCTTACCGGGGAGCCCGCCCAGTTCGAGAACTACAGCGGCGAACTGGACAAGTATTTCGAGGTCTTCGCCTACCGGCCGAAGGAGGGGCAGTTTGCCTGCGTCTTTCGTGACGTGACCGAAAGGAAGCGCGCCGAGCTGTCCTTAAAGAGCCGGATGGAAGAGCTGACCCGTCCGCTGGACGAGGCGGAGGGCATAGGGTTTGAAGAACTCCTCAATATCGAAGAGATGCAGAAATTACAGGATCAGTTCGCCAGCGCCGCCGGGGTGGCCTCGATAATAACCGACCCCGAGGGAAAACCCCTCACCCGGCCCAGCAACTTCACCCGGCTCTGTTCGGAGATAATCCGCAAGACCGAAAAGGGACTGTCCAGCTGCTACCGCTCGGACGCGGTAATCGGAGGCGCCAACGCCACCGGGCCGACGGTGCGGCCCTGTCTCAGCGGCGGGCTGTGGGACGCGGGCGCGAGCATAACCGTCGGCGGAAGGCACGTTGCCAACTGGCTGATCGGGCAGGTCAGGGACGAATCGCAGACCGAAGAGAAGATGCGGGAGTACGCGCGAGATATAGGGGCCGACGAGGAGGGTTTCATCGAGGCCTTCAGGGAAGTCCCCCCGATGTCGCAGGAGCAGTTCCGCAGGGTCGCGCAGACCCTTTACACTCTGGCGAAACAGATCTCCACAATGGCCTACCAGAACGTCCTGCAGGCGCGCTTCATCTCCGAGCAAAAGCGCTCCGAGGAGGAGAAGGACCGCCTCCAGTCCCAGCTTCTGCAGGCGCAGAAGATAGAATCGGTAGGCCGCCTCGCGGGAGGCGTCGCCCACGATTTCAACAACATGCTGGGAGTAATTCTCGGCCACACCGAACTTGCCCTGGAGCAGGTCGAGCCCCAAAATCCGCTCCGGGAGAGCCTGGAGGAGATCGAAAAGGCGGCGAAGCGGTCGGCGGACATCACCCGCCAGCTTCTGGCCTTCGCCCGCAAGCAGACCGTGGCCCCGAAGGTGCTCGACCTGAACGACACCGTCTCGGGGATGCTGAAGATGCTCCGCCGCCTCATCGGCGAGGACATAGCGCTCAACTGGAAGCCGGGAAGCGGTCTCTGGAGGGTGAAGATCGACCCCTCGCAGGTAGACCAGCTTCTGGCGAACCTACTGACCAACGCCCGCGACGCCATATCGGGCGCGGGAAACGTAAGCATAGAGACGAACAACGTGGTGCTCGACAGCCATTACTGCGAAGGGCACCCCGGCTTTACCTCCGGAGAGTACGTCCTCCTCACCGTCACCGACGACGGCTGCGGCATAGAAAAAGACAAGCTCACCAGAATATTCGACCCCTTTTTCACCACCAAAGACGTCGGCCAGGGCACCGGCCTCGGCCTGGCGACCGTCTACGGCATAGTCAAGCAGAACGGCGGCTTCATAAACGTCTACAGCGAGCCCGGCCTCGGCAGCACCTTCCGCATCTATTTCCCCAAGGCGCACGCCGACGTGTCGGATAATTTCTGCGAATACGCCGAAGCTCCGAAGGGCGGCAGGGAGACGGTGCTGATCGTAGAGGACGAAGAGGCTATACTTAACCTGGGCAAGAGAAGCCTGACGGCTCTCGGGTACCGCGTGCTGGCGGCCAACAGCCCGGCCAGGGCCATAAGGCTGGCCGAGGAAAACGCCGGGTCCATAGACCTTCTAGTCACCGACGTGGTGATGCCCGAGATCAACGGCAAGGAACTCTACGAAAAGATTTTGGCCATCCAGCCGGGGCTTCGATGCCTCTTCATGTCGGGCTACACCGCAGACGTAATAGCCCACAGGGGAGTACTGGACGAAGGAGTGAGCTTTCTGCAGAAGCCTTTTTCGCTGAAGACTTTGGGGTTGAAGGTTCGTGAGGTTCTCGACAGCTAG